A genomic region of Barnesiella viscericola DSM 18177 contains the following coding sequences:
- a CDS encoding glycosyltransferase family 2 protein produces MNRLAPIILFVYNRPDHTRTCLEYLERNELAAESELYIFADGPRPGSEEAVAAVRQVIARPWKFGRVTVVERRENRGLAANVIDGVTSLLERYDRVIVLEDDLVVAPYFLRFMNDAFELYRDEPRVGHIQACDFTGDRSLPDIFLIKFTGSWGWGTWRRAWRYFNPDGAALLRAFEQDKRLSRTFDFNGKYRFTRMLRRQVEGKNNSWAIRWNASLFLNDILSLNVGRSLVRNIGFDGSGTNCGGGHLYDSELYMAPLKVYKISPVVENVQARKAWERYYARTQSFWAKAWRRVKRTLKGDFGA; encoded by the coding sequence ATGAATCGATTAGCCCCCATTATCCTGTTTGTCTATAACCGGCCCGACCATACCCGCACCTGCTTGGAGTATTTGGAGCGGAACGAGTTGGCGGCCGAGAGCGAGCTCTATATCTTTGCCGACGGGCCCCGGCCGGGTAGCGAAGAGGCGGTGGCTGCCGTGCGGCAGGTGATTGCCCGCCCGTGGAAATTCGGGCGGGTGACGGTGGTGGAGCGTCGCGAGAATAGGGGGCTGGCCGCCAATGTCATCGATGGAGTCACCTCCCTGTTGGAGCGTTACGACCGGGTCATTGTGCTGGAAGACGACCTGGTGGTGGCACCCTATTTCCTGCGTTTCATGAACGACGCGTTCGAACTCTATCGCGATGAGCCGCGGGTGGGGCACATACAGGCTTGCGACTTTACCGGCGACCGTTCGTTGCCCGATATCTTCCTCATCAAGTTTACCGGCAGTTGGGGGTGGGGCACCTGGCGACGGGCCTGGCGTTATTTCAATCCCGACGGAGCGGCGCTGTTACGTGCCTTTGAGCAGGACAAACGGCTGAGCCGCACCTTCGATTTCAACGGGAAATATCGCTTTACCCGCATGTTGCGCCGGCAGGTCGAGGGGAAGAACAACTCGTGGGCCATTCGCTGGAATGCCTCGCTCTTCCTCAACGATATCCTGTCGTTGAATGTGGGTCGCTCGTTGGTGCGCAACATTGGTTTTGACGGCAGCGGAACCAACTGCGGCGGCGGGCATCTGTATGACTCGGAACTGTACATGGCTCCCTTGAAGGTCTACAAAATCAGCCCGGTGGTCGAGAATGTTCAGGCCCGTAAAGCCTGGGAACGCTATTACGCCCGCACCCAGTCGTTCTGGGCAAAGGCCTGGCGGCGGGTCAAACGGACGTTGAAGGGCGACTTCGGGGCATAA
- a CDS encoding lipopolysaccharide biosynthesis protein, whose amino-acid sequence MKEDLKGKTTRALVWSSADKVGQQVFYLVAGIILARQLSPTDYGKVGVLTIFIALSGILIDSGFSSALIRKKGATQADYSTVFYLNIAISCLLYALLYAAAPFIAAFFNVPDLTLICRVLFLVIPMNALSLIQQTLLFKHFKLSVNARVNLWALGLASVAAVVMAYCGMGVWSLVTQTLGLAVLRALFFWTFNDWRPQWVFRMASLREFFGYSSNLVVSGIINNVFNKIYPIIIGKFYGMTQTGYYTQADKYQDIASALIGNIFRSVAFPVFSTVQDDLQRLKRICRKNVRAIAFFIFPIMLLMVVVSYPLILLVLKAQWLPSVPYFRLLCLSGICSPFIILFYDLFNSLGYSRLNLQLEIGKKAYLFIGIALFYSTGIMYLIGWWVSYSVLSLVASIFFARRFIGYGYGEYLKDILPYLLLALAAAVISAIVYLLLPGDVWRLCVVPVVYAAVYLGSACVLKLEMWREMASMLKARMQKGGEE is encoded by the coding sequence ATGAAAGAAGATTTGAAAGGCAAGACGACCAGGGCGCTCGTGTGGAGCAGTGCCGACAAGGTGGGGCAGCAGGTGTTCTACCTGGTAGCCGGCATCATTCTGGCACGGCAGCTTTCGCCTACCGACTATGGCAAGGTGGGGGTGCTTACCATCTTCATCGCCCTGTCGGGTATCCTGATCGACAGCGGTTTCTCCTCGGCCCTTATCCGCAAGAAGGGGGCGACGCAGGCCGATTACAGCACGGTATTCTATCTGAATATCGCCATCAGCTGCCTGCTCTATGCCTTGCTCTATGCGGCAGCCCCTTTTATCGCCGCCTTTTTCAATGTGCCCGACCTGACACTCATCTGCCGGGTACTCTTTCTGGTGATACCGATGAATGCCCTCTCGCTCATTCAGCAAACGCTGCTGTTCAAGCACTTCAAGCTCTCGGTGAATGCACGGGTCAACCTGTGGGCACTGGGGCTGGCCTCGGTGGCTGCCGTGGTGATGGCCTATTGCGGCATGGGGGTGTGGTCGCTGGTGACCCAGACGCTGGGGTTGGCCGTGCTGCGGGCCCTCTTTTTCTGGACATTCAACGACTGGCGGCCGCAATGGGTATTTCGCATGGCGTCGCTACGCGAGTTCTTCGGATACAGTTCCAACCTGGTGGTCTCGGGGATTATCAACAACGTTTTCAACAAGATTTATCCCATCATCATCGGTAAATTCTACGGCATGACCCAGACGGGGTATTATACGCAGGCCGACAAGTATCAGGATATTGCGTCGGCCCTCATCGGCAACATCTTCCGCTCGGTGGCCTTCCCGGTATTTTCGACCGTGCAGGACGACTTGCAGCGGCTCAAACGCATCTGCCGGAAGAACGTGCGGGCCATCGCCTTTTTCATCTTCCCCATCATGCTGTTGATGGTGGTTGTCTCCTATCCGCTGATTTTGCTGGTGCTCAAAGCACAGTGGTTGCCCTCGGTGCCCTACTTTCGGCTGCTGTGCCTGTCGGGTATCTGCTCGCCCTTTATCATTCTTTTCTACGACCTCTTCAACAGCCTGGGCTATTCGCGGCTGAACCTGCAACTCGAAATCGGAAAGAAGGCCTATCTGTTCATCGGCATCGCGCTGTTCTACTCGACAGGTATCATGTATCTGATCGGGTGGTGGGTCTCCTATTCGGTGCTGTCGCTCGTGGCCTCGATATTCTTTGCCCGGCGTTTCATCGGGTACGGTTATGGCGAATACCTTAAAGACATACTTCCCTACCTGTTGCTGGCTCTGGCCGCAGCAGTGATTTCGGCCATCGTCTATCTGCTGTTACCGGGCGATGTGTGGCGACTGTGTGTGGTGCCGGTGGTGTATGCCGCCGTCTACCTGGGCAGCGCCTGTGTGCTGAAACTGGAAATGTGGCGGGAGATGGCTTCGATGCTCAAAGCCCGTATGCAGAAAGGAGGGGAGGAATGA
- a CDS encoding PorP/SprF family type IX secretion system membrane protein, with product MQIVRIVAVALCCLVFATAKAQIDTQFSQYWALPGYYNPAAAGSTDKLNILTSTRQQWIGMPGAPQTYFVTGDMPFKFLKQNHGVGLVVTSETEGLYSHLIVGAQYAFKLKLWTGVLSLGVQLGMLDERFDGTKVSIPTSDYHQATDDGIPTSELQGMAFDMSFGVWYSHPWFYVGLSASHLTEPTLTFEDKYETYIGRSYYFIAGSNIPIKNTLYEVQPSMMVKSNLNITQYELSCRVKYNKLFWGGLSYRWKDACIFMIGAEYKNFIAGYAYDYPVSAIVKASSGSHEVFLGYRLKLDLSDKNKNKHKSIRIM from the coding sequence ATGCAGATTGTACGAATCGTCGCCGTCGCCCTGTGTTGCCTGGTCTTTGCCACTGCAAAGGCCCAGATTGACACGCAGTTCAGTCAATACTGGGCACTCCCCGGCTATTACAATCCGGCCGCGGCGGGCAGCACCGACAAACTGAATATTCTCACCTCGACCCGGCAACAGTGGATAGGCATGCCGGGGGCTCCCCAAACCTATTTCGTCACGGGCGACATGCCCTTCAAGTTTCTGAAACAGAACCACGGCGTGGGGCTGGTGGTCACCTCCGAGACCGAAGGTCTCTACTCCCACCTGATTGTGGGGGCGCAATATGCCTTCAAGCTGAAACTGTGGACGGGAGTCCTCAGCCTGGGAGTCCAGCTGGGCATGCTCGACGAGCGGTTCGACGGTACCAAGGTGAGTATCCCCACGAGCGACTACCACCAGGCCACCGACGACGGTATCCCCACGAGCGAGTTGCAGGGCATGGCCTTCGACATGTCGTTCGGGGTGTGGTATTCCCACCCCTGGTTCTACGTGGGACTCTCGGCCTCGCACCTCACCGAACCCACCCTCACGTTTGAGGACAAATACGAAACCTACATCGGCCGATCCTATTATTTTATCGCCGGAAGCAATATTCCCATTAAAAACACGTTATATGAAGTGCAGCCCTCCATGATGGTGAAGAGCAACCTCAACATCACGCAGTACGAGTTGTCGTGTCGTGTAAAATACAACAAGTTGTTTTGGGGCGGACTCTCCTACCGCTGGAAAGATGCCTGCATTTTCATGATAGGCGCCGAATATAAGAACTTCATCGCGGGATATGCCTACGACTACCCGGTGTCGGCCATCGTCAAGGCCAGCAGCGGCAGCCACGAGGTCTTTCTGGGATACCGTTTGAAACTCGACCTGTCGGACAAGAACAAGAACAAACATAAAAGCATACGCATAATGTAG
- a CDS encoding glycosyltransferase family protein, with product MIRFTIFPRLLVLPGQKSNPYIQDFVSSLEQTGEAVVVNPPHKNPLFSLLPMKRWGDVFVFNWYENVPDYKYGPIQTVFALLLVLGAKMCGRKIVWVLHNKGPHRQEHVKQKRFLTRFIARHSDLILTHAREGIDLARRYDRRAEAKTCFLHHPTKNRLPKSRPTGPVMYDLLIWGQISRYKGVIEYVRYLRNNPCKGVRVCIVGACPSQSLAEEITRELTDTITFINRSPSFEELARYVEQSAFVLEPYKPESVLSSGTLMDSLSFGAKVIGPDTGSFKDYAQEKRLNVYTFRDYREIDEIVTRYRDCPVSWEGYRDFLEENSWPNFGRRVVELVKKC from the coding sequence ATGATACGTTTTACCATTTTTCCCCGATTGTTGGTTTTGCCCGGACAAAAGTCCAATCCTTATATCCAGGATTTTGTCTCTTCATTGGAGCAAACGGGCGAGGCGGTAGTGGTCAATCCTCCGCATAAGAATCCGCTGTTCAGCCTGTTGCCGATGAAGCGGTGGGGCGATGTATTTGTGTTTAACTGGTATGAGAATGTGCCCGATTATAAATACGGCCCGATACAAACCGTGTTTGCCCTTTTGCTGGTGCTTGGAGCGAAAATGTGTGGGCGAAAAATCGTTTGGGTATTGCATAATAAGGGACCGCACCGGCAGGAACATGTGAAACAGAAAAGGTTTTTGACCCGTTTTATCGCACGTCATTCCGATTTGATTTTGACACATGCCCGGGAGGGAATCGACCTGGCCAGACGGTATGACCGCCGGGCCGAGGCGAAAACCTGTTTCTTGCATCACCCCACGAAAAACCGGTTGCCCAAATCCCGACCGACGGGACCGGTGATGTATGATTTGCTCATTTGGGGGCAGATTTCCCGGTACAAAGGGGTGATAGAGTATGTGCGGTATTTGAGAAACAATCCGTGCAAGGGGGTGAGAGTTTGTATCGTAGGAGCCTGCCCGTCTCAATCGTTGGCCGAGGAGATTACACGCGAACTGACCGACACGATAACGTTTATCAACCGGTCGCCGTCTTTTGAGGAGTTGGCCCGCTATGTCGAACAGTCGGCTTTTGTTTTGGAACCGTATAAGCCGGAGAGTGTATTGAGTTCAGGCACATTGATGGATTCTCTCTCATTCGGGGCCAAGGTGATAGGTCCCGATACGGGCTCGTTCAAGGACTATGCGCAGGAGAAACGGTTGAATGTATATACGTTCCGGGATTACCGGGAGATTGACGAAATAGTAACCCGATACAGGGATTGTCCCGTCTCGTGGGAAGGGTACCGGGATTTCCTGGAAGAGAACAGCTGGCCTAATTTTGGTCGTCGAGTGGTAGAACTGGTAAAGAAATGCTGA